A region from the Sandaracinus amylolyticus genome encodes:
- a CDS encoding citrate synthase, whose product MTEGARIASGLEGVVVAETELSHVDGQAGELWIRGHRVEALAGARSFEEAAWQLWTGVFPDDAAGVRAQLGQARARAFAAIDPRDPALRHADGMDALRALVARTAVPESATELERAIVLTASVAVAAAAWQRTQRGEALVAPDASRWHASDVLRMVQGEAPDPARAAALDRYLVTVIDHGMNASTFAARVVASTGSDDVSAITAAIGALKGPLHGGAPGPVLDMLDAVGAPERAGAWVDAELDAGRRIMGMGHRIYRVRDPRAAVLEAGIEQLERAGVAKGRLALARAVEKEAEARLAARRPDRALRANVEFYTAVILDAVGLDRRAFSPTFAIGRVAGWCAHVAEQRRTGRLIRPASRYVGPVPA is encoded by the coding sequence ATGACCGAAGGTGCACGGATCGCGAGCGGGCTCGAGGGCGTCGTGGTCGCGGAGACCGAGCTCTCGCACGTCGACGGTCAGGCGGGTGAGCTGTGGATCCGCGGGCATCGTGTCGAGGCGCTGGCGGGCGCGCGCTCGTTCGAGGAAGCGGCGTGGCAGCTCTGGACCGGCGTGTTCCCCGACGATGCGGCCGGCGTGCGCGCGCAGCTCGGGCAGGCGCGGGCGCGCGCGTTCGCGGCGATCGATCCGCGCGATCCCGCGCTGCGCCACGCCGACGGCATGGACGCGTTGCGCGCGCTGGTCGCGCGGACGGCGGTCCCCGAGAGCGCGACGGAGCTCGAGCGCGCGATCGTGCTCACCGCGAGCGTCGCGGTCGCGGCGGCCGCGTGGCAACGCACGCAGCGCGGGGAGGCGCTCGTCGCGCCGGACGCGTCGCGCTGGCACGCGTCCGACGTGCTGCGGATGGTGCAGGGCGAGGCGCCCGACCCCGCGCGCGCGGCCGCGCTCGATCGCTACCTCGTGACCGTGATCGATCACGGCATGAACGCGTCGACGTTCGCGGCGCGCGTGGTCGCGTCGACGGGCTCCGACGACGTGTCCGCGATCACCGCGGCGATCGGCGCGCTCAAGGGCCCGCTGCACGGAGGCGCGCCGGGCCCGGTGCTCGACATGCTCGACGCGGTGGGCGCGCCCGAGCGCGCCGGTGCGTGGGTCGACGCGGAGCTCGATGCCGGCCGTCGCATCATGGGCATGGGGCACCGCATCTATCGCGTGCGCGATCCGCGCGCCGCGGTGCTCGAGGCGGGCATCGAGCAGCTCGAGCGCGCAGGGGTCGCGAAGGGCCGGCTCGCGCTCGCGCGCGCGGTCGAGAAGGAAGCGGAGGCGCGGCTCGCGGCGCGACGGCCCGATCGCGCGCTGCGCGCGAACGTCGAGTTCTACACGGCGGTGATCCTCGACGCGGTTGGCCTCGATCGACGCGCGTTCTCGCCGACGTTCGCGATCGGTCGTGTCGCGGGGTGGTGCGCGCACGTCGCGGAGCAGCGGCGCACGGGACGTCTCATTCGTCCTGCGTCGCGCTACGTGGGCCCGGTGCCGGCGTGA
- a CDS encoding citrate synthase — MANVDQRGSTDQHDAFDAHAWVTADEACGMLGIKRGTLYAYASRGLVRSAPGEGRERRYRRDDLERLRARSQARAGHAAVASGALRWGEPVLDTAISGIGDDGPHYRGRSAVELARSGARFEVVAEWLWAGRWDDDVRFEARDLGIDVRRAARLVAQGAHPLDRLLAGVALIGAAERGSRFDPGGEGTLVRARSLVRRLAALLALAPGEEDRVDEALAAPTIAHAVAIGLGLRATKRAASAIDRALVVMADHELNASTFTARVAAGAGADLHACVLAALATLTGPTHGGSCDRMEALLAEAREPEDAARILADRRRRGDALPGFGHPLYPSGDPRTPPLLEAAEELAPRSVVLRKVRAFTSAMSLAGGEPPTVDAALVAVAGALGAGPGSAAALMAIGRAAGWIAHAIEQREAGFQLRPRARYVSR, encoded by the coding sequence ATGGCAAACGTTGATCAACGTGGATCCACTGATCAACATGATGCATTCGACGCTCACGCCTGGGTCACCGCCGACGAGGCGTGCGGGATGCTCGGCATCAAGCGGGGGACGCTCTATGCGTACGCGAGCCGTGGGCTGGTGCGCAGCGCGCCCGGCGAAGGACGCGAGCGGCGCTATCGCCGCGACGATCTCGAGCGGCTGCGCGCGCGCAGCCAGGCGCGAGCGGGCCACGCCGCAGTCGCCTCGGGCGCGCTGAGGTGGGGCGAGCCGGTCCTCGACACCGCGATCTCGGGCATCGGCGACGACGGGCCGCACTATCGCGGTCGCAGCGCGGTGGAGCTCGCGCGCAGCGGCGCGCGCTTCGAGGTCGTCGCGGAGTGGCTCTGGGCGGGACGCTGGGACGACGACGTTCGTTTCGAGGCGCGGGATCTCGGGATCGACGTGCGGCGCGCGGCGCGCCTCGTCGCGCAGGGCGCGCACCCGCTCGATCGACTGCTCGCGGGCGTCGCGCTGATCGGCGCGGCGGAGCGCGGCTCGCGCTTCGATCCCGGCGGCGAGGGCACGCTCGTGCGCGCGCGATCGCTGGTGCGGCGTCTCGCGGCGCTGCTCGCGCTCGCGCCGGGCGAGGAGGACCGCGTCGACGAAGCGCTCGCCGCGCCGACGATCGCGCACGCGGTCGCGATCGGGCTCGGGCTCCGCGCGACGAAGCGCGCCGCGTCGGCGATCGATCGTGCGCTCGTGGTGATGGCCGATCACGAGCTCAACGCGAGCACCTTCACCGCGCGCGTCGCGGCCGGCGCGGGCGCGGATCTCCACGCGTGCGTGCTCGCCGCGCTCGCGACGCTCACCGGGCCGACGCACGGCGGAAGCTGCGATCGCATGGAGGCGCTGCTCGCCGAGGCGCGCGAGCCGGAGGACGCAGCACGCATCCTCGCGGATCGGCGGCGCCGGGGCGATGCGCTGCCGGGGTTCGGGCATCCGCTCTACCCGTCGGGCGATCCGCGCACACCGCCGCTGCTCGAGGCGGCGGAGGAGCTCGCGCCGCGCAGCGTCGTGCTGCGCAAGGTGCGCGCGTTCACGAGCGCGATGTCGCTCGCGGGCGGAGAGCCGCCGACGGTCGACGCCGCGCTCGTCGCGGTCGCGGGCGCGCTCGGCGCGGGACCGGGCTCGGCCGCGGCGCTGATGGCGATCGGGCGCGCGGCAGGATGGATCGCCCACGCGATCGAGCAGCGCGAGGCGGGGTTCCAGCTGCGCCCCCGAGCGCGATACGTCTCGCGCTGA
- the yhbY gene encoding ribosome assembly RNA-binding protein YhbY translates to MRGNASSLNGRQARHLRALAHHLDPVVQVGKEGVSDAVVRAAWQALHDHELIKVKLPQLEKDERREMAQHLRRALSAQIVDEIGRVLVLYRRHPERPKIKLP, encoded by the coding sequence ATGCGCGGGAACGCGTCGTCGTTGAACGGTCGTCAGGCACGTCATCTCCGGGCGCTCGCCCATCATCTCGACCCCGTCGTGCAGGTCGGGAAGGAGGGCGTGTCCGACGCCGTCGTGCGCGCCGCGTGGCAAGCGCTGCACGATCACGAGCTCATCAAGGTGAAGCTGCCGCAGCTCGAGAAGGACGAGCGACGCGAGATGGCGCAGCACCTGCGCCGCGCGCTCTCCGCGCAGATCGTCGACGAGATCGGGCGCGTGCTCGTGCTCTACCGGCGCCATCCGGAGCGGCCGAAGATCAAGCTGCCCTGA